In a genomic window of Candidatus Binatia bacterium:
- the acnA gene encoding aconitate hydratase AcnA produces MTDPLGARSTLTVDGRSYRIARLDALERSGHSLTRLPYSLKILLENLLRRVDGKVVTAEDVEAVARWNPAAEPDREIAFAPARVLLQDFTGVPAVVDLAAMRDAMAALGGDPARINPLQPAELVIDHSVQVDEYGRKAALLLNAEKEFERNRERYLFLRWGQRAFRNFRVVPPATGIVHQVNLEFLARVVMATEGAEPEAYPDTLIGTDSHTTMINGLGVLGWGVGGIEAEAAMLGQPVSMLVPQVVGFRLSGSLKEGATATDLVLTVTEMLRKKGVVGKFVEFYGPGLHTLPVADRATIANMAPEYGATCGIFPVDEETLRYLRFTGRAEAHVRLIEAYAKEQGLFHRDDSPEAEYTDRLTLDLADVVPSMAGPRRPQDRVALGGVKRNFSDALGSMKGAPPKAPAPAQAGRWEAEGGSGTAATLAPPAHEVSIAGERFHLEDGAVVIAAITSCTNTSNPAVMVGAGLLAKRAVERGLKTRPWVKTSLAPGSKAVTEYLNRAGLTPYLEALGFYTVGYGCTTCIGNSGPLHEAISAAIEQGDLVVASVLSGNRNFEGRIHPEVRANYLASPPLVVAYALSGRMDRDLTTEPLGQDKDGTPVFLRDLWPTQREIDETIQGALHSETFRETYKDVYTGDETWRNLPVPAGDRYAWEETSTYVKRPPYFEGMGPAPSPITELRGARVLAYLGDSVTTDHISPAGSIKRGSPAGIYLESHGVTPADYNSYGSRRGNHEVMVRGTFANVRIRNRMVPGVEGGFTAHRPSGDKMTIYDAAMRYAAEGIPTIVIAGKEYGSGSSRDWAAKGPKLLGVRAVLAESYERIHRSNLIGMGILPLQFLPGDTAEGLGLTGAETFDVDGVAALAKASTRGGEATVRARGEGGERTFRAVVRIDTPQEWRYFEHGGILPYVLRRLSGGTA; encoded by the coding sequence ATGACCGACCCGCTCGGAGCCCGCTCCACCCTCACGGTGGACGGCCGCTCCTACCGCATCGCCCGCCTGGACGCGCTGGAGCGCTCCGGCCACTCGCTCACGCGGCTCCCCTACTCGCTCAAGATCCTCCTCGAGAATCTCCTTCGGCGGGTCGACGGCAAGGTGGTCACGGCGGAGGACGTCGAGGCGGTGGCGCGCTGGAACCCGGCCGCGGAGCCCGATCGCGAGATCGCGTTCGCGCCCGCGCGCGTGCTGCTCCAGGACTTCACGGGCGTGCCCGCGGTCGTGGACCTCGCGGCGATGCGCGACGCGATGGCCGCGCTCGGTGGCGATCCCGCCAGGATCAATCCGCTGCAGCCCGCCGAGCTGGTGATCGATCACTCGGTGCAGGTGGACGAGTACGGGAGGAAGGCCGCGCTCCTCCTGAACGCCGAGAAGGAGTTCGAGCGGAACCGCGAGCGCTATCTCTTCCTCCGCTGGGGCCAGCGCGCGTTCCGGAATTTCCGCGTGGTGCCGCCCGCGACCGGGATCGTGCACCAGGTGAATCTCGAGTTCCTGGCCCGGGTCGTGATGGCGACCGAGGGCGCCGAGCCCGAGGCCTACCCCGACACGCTGATCGGCACCGATTCCCACACGACGATGATCAACGGCCTGGGCGTGCTGGGCTGGGGCGTGGGCGGGATCGAGGCCGAGGCGGCGATGCTCGGCCAGCCGGTCTCGATGCTCGTGCCGCAGGTGGTCGGGTTTCGCCTCTCCGGCTCGCTGAAGGAGGGCGCGACCGCCACCGACCTCGTGCTCACCGTCACCGAGATGCTGCGGAAGAAAGGGGTCGTCGGGAAGTTCGTGGAGTTCTACGGGCCCGGACTCCACACGCTTCCGGTCGCCGACCGCGCGACCATCGCCAACATGGCTCCCGAGTACGGCGCGACGTGCGGCATCTTCCCGGTCGACGAGGAAACGCTTCGCTACCTCCGCTTCACCGGGCGCGCCGAGGCGCACGTGCGGCTGATCGAGGCCTACGCCAAGGAGCAGGGGCTCTTCCACCGCGACGACTCCCCCGAGGCCGAGTACACCGACCGGCTCACGCTCGATCTCGCCGACGTGGTGCCGAGCATGGCCGGCCCGCGAAGGCCCCAAGATCGCGTGGCTCTGGGCGGCGTGAAGCGCAACTTCTCCGACGCGCTGGGCTCGATGAAGGGTGCGCCGCCCAAGGCCCCGGCTCCCGCGCAGGCGGGACGCTGGGAAGCGGAGGGCGGGAGCGGCACGGCCGCGACGCTCGCCCCTCCGGCCCACGAGGTGTCGATCGCCGGCGAGCGCTTCCATCTCGAGGACGGCGCCGTGGTCATCGCGGCGATCACCTCCTGCACGAACACGTCGAATCCCGCGGTGATGGTCGGGGCCGGCCTCCTCGCCAAGCGGGCGGTGGAGCGCGGCCTGAAGACGCGTCCCTGGGTCAAGACAAGCCTGGCTCCCGGATCGAAGGCGGTCACCGAGTACCTGAACCGGGCCGGGCTCACTCCGTATCTCGAGGCGCTCGGCTTCTACACGGTGGGCTACGGCTGCACCACCTGCATCGGCAACAGCGGTCCGCTCCACGAAGCGATCTCGGCGGCGATCGAACAGGGAGACCTGGTCGTGGCCTCGGTGCTCAGCGGCAATCGCAACTTCGAGGGACGGATCCATCCCGAGGTGCGCGCCAACTATCTCGCCTCTCCGCCGCTCGTGGTGGCCTACGCGCTCTCCGGACGGATGGACCGCGACCTCACGACCGAGCCGCTGGGCCAGGATAAGGACGGAACGCCCGTCTTCCTCCGAGACCTCTGGCCGACGCAGCGGGAGATCGACGAGACGATCCAGGGGGCGCTCCACTCCGAGACCTTCCGCGAGACCTACAAGGACGTGTACACGGGAGACGAGACCTGGCGGAACCTCCCCGTTCCCGCCGGGGACCGCTACGCCTGGGAGGAGACCTCGACCTACGTGAAGCGCCCGCCCTACTTCGAGGGCATGGGACCCGCGCCCTCGCCGATCACGGAGCTCCGCGGCGCCCGCGTCCTCGCCTATCTCGGCGACAGCGTCACCACCGACCACATCTCCCCCGCGGGATCGATCAAGCGCGGGAGCCCGGCGGGGATCTACCTGGAATCGCACGGCGTCACCCCCGCCGACTACAACTCCTACGGCTCCCGACGCGGCAACCACGAGGTGATGGTGCGCGGCACGTTCGCCAACGTCCGGATCCGGAATCGCATGGTGCCCGGCGTCGAGGGCGGCTTCACGGCGCACCGGCCTTCCGGCGACAAGATGACGATCTACGACGCCGCCATGCGCTACGCGGCGGAGGGGATCCCCACGATCGTGATCGCGGGCAAGGAGTATGGCTCGGGCTCGTCCCGGGACTGGGCGGCCAAGGGGCCCAAGCTCCTGGGCGTGCGCGCCGTGCTCGCCGAATCCTACGAGCGGATCCACCGCAGCAACCTGATCGGGATGGGCATCCTGCCGCTCCAGTTCCTCCCCGGCGATACCGCGGAGGGTCTCGGCCTCACCGGCGCGGAGACGTTCGACGTGGACGGCGTCGCGGCCCTGGCGAAGGCGTCCACGCGCGGCGGCGAGGCGACCGTGCGCGCCCGGGGCGAGGGCGGCGAGCGGACCTTCCGCGCCGTGGTGCGCATCGACACACCCCAGGAGTGGCGCTACTTCGAGCACGGCGGGATCCTTCCCTACGTGCTCCGGAGACTCTCGGGAGGCACGGCGTGA
- a CDS encoding Crp/Fnr family transcriptional regulator, which translates to MALISESERVYQAVRATPLFRGLSSEDQKRLAALATLKNYDRGDFLWRTGDPAEHLTIIVKGRVKIVTHGDTGDTILELFEEGEPVGAIAVYNYMPYPASAVCMEPLVLLTLPRRDYFELLDRNPDFARAIIRELTKLVVAMARKLQEMRGQKVDARIAQLFLTLAERLGKEAKGGIEIPIQLTRQEIADLVGTTVESAIRVLSRWGRERIVISGENRFLIPSREKLREIAEGS; encoded by the coding sequence GTGGCGCTGATCTCGGAGTCCGAACGGGTCTACCAGGCGGTCCGGGCGACCCCGCTCTTCCGGGGGCTCTCCTCCGAGGATCAGAAGCGGCTCGCGGCGCTCGCCACGCTCAAGAACTACGACCGCGGGGACTTCCTCTGGCGCACGGGAGATCCGGCGGAGCACCTCACGATCATCGTGAAGGGGCGCGTGAAGATCGTGACCCATGGCGATACGGGGGACACGATCCTCGAGCTGTTCGAGGAGGGTGAGCCGGTCGGCGCCATCGCGGTCTACAACTACATGCCCTATCCCGCCAGCGCGGTCTGCATGGAGCCGTTGGTGCTGCTGACGCTGCCGCGGCGCGACTACTTCGAGCTGCTGGACCGCAACCCCGATTTCGCGCGCGCGATCATCCGCGAGCTGACGAAGCTGGTCGTCGCCATGGCGCGGAAGCTCCAGGAGATGCGCGGCCAGAAAGTGGACGCGCGGATCGCGCAACTCTTCCTGACCCTGGCCGAGCGGCTCGGGAAGGAGGCGAAGGGCGGGATCGAGATCCCGATCCAGCTCACGCGGCAGGAGATCGCGGACCTCGTGGGGACCACCGTGGAATCCGCGATCCGGGTGCTGTCGCGCTGGGGGCGCGAGCGGATCGTGATCTCGGGAGAGAACCGCTTCCTGATCCCTTCGCGCGAGAAGCTGCGGGAGATCGCGGAGGGAAGCTAG
- a CDS encoding VTT domain-containing protein codes for MAKRAHPKHPLLRATILFVAIGAVIGALGWVLRPHISHEALRMWVKDAGAWGPVALMGVQAGQILAAPIPGVFVPLIAGVLYGPLWGSVLTAIGTAIGSTAAFAIGRGAGRKIAERWIGKEALDQAQHAIRGKRWLALIPIFLFPFSPADALCFMAGIAGIAWPQFLIVVLFGRIPKDVVIAIGAAMGWSFLGTHH; via the coding sequence ATGGCCAAGCGCGCACACCCCAAGCATCCGCTGCTGCGCGCCACGATCCTCTTCGTGGCGATCGGCGCGGTGATCGGCGCGCTGGGCTGGGTGCTGCGGCCGCACATCTCGCACGAGGCGCTCAGGATGTGGGTGAAGGACGCGGGCGCCTGGGGCCCGGTCGCCCTGATGGGGGTCCAAGCAGGGCAGATCCTGGCGGCGCCCATCCCGGGTGTCTTCGTGCCGCTGATCGCAGGCGTGCTGTACGGGCCTCTCTGGGGATCGGTGCTGACCGCGATCGGAACCGCGATCGGCTCGACCGCCGCGTTCGCCATCGGGCGGGGCGCGGGGCGCAAGATCGCCGAGCGCTGGATCGGCAAGGAGGCGCTCGATCAGGCGCAGCACGCGATCCGGGGCAAGCGATGGCTGGCCCTGATCCCGATCTTTCTCTTTCCGTTTTCCCCCGCCGACGCGCTTTGCTTCATGGCGGGCATCGCGGGCATCGCGTGGCCGCAGTTTCTGATCGTGGTTCTCTTCGGCCGGATTCCCAAGGACGTCGTGATTGCGATCGGCGCCGCGATGGGATGGAGCTTTCTCGGCACCCATCACTGA
- a CDS encoding c-type cytochrome, whose product MTPVPHGLLSLAIPAFLAMVALSAPGCGRKAPETPAASAPVSPYDTGPRAGEFPVAERLAEKGRDLFKQKGCTACHAFGRLLTGPDLRGVSMRRSARWMEMQILHPDVMVTEDPITIDLYNTYLVRMANQGLTPDEARCVIEYLKWVDEDSTKAPVIPPSTNPPTPPPPSS is encoded by the coding sequence ATGACGCCGGTCCCCCACGGGCTCCTGTCCCTCGCGATCCCGGCCTTTCTCGCCATGGTCGCCCTGTCCGCGCCCGGATGCGGCCGCAAGGCGCCCGAGACGCCGGCGGCATCCGCTCCCGTCTCTCCCTACGACACCGGCCCGCGCGCCGGGGAGTTCCCCGTCGCGGAGCGCCTGGCGGAAAAGGGGCGGGACCTTTTCAAGCAGAAGGGGTGCACCGCCTGCCACGCGTTCGGGCGGCTCCTCACGGGGCCGGACCTCCGGGGCGTGTCGATGCGGCGGAGCGCGCGATGGATGGAGATGCAGATCCTCCATCCCGACGTGATGGTGACGGAGGACCCGATCACCATCGACCTCTACAACACCTACCTCGTGCGCATGGCGAACCAGGGGCTCACGCCGGACGAGGCCAGGTGCGTGATCGAATATCTCAAGTGGGTGGACGAGGATTCGACGAAGGCCCCCGTCATCCCACCCTCGACCAATCCACCCACGCCGCCGCCCCCGAGCAGCTAG
- a CDS encoding heavy metal translocating P-type ATPase, with translation MSRGLPSFLRSGGLQLGLTALCAAAGIAGALVGRAHPHSTLHYVLYGLAYLSGGFGPGRELIANLLARQLDINLLMVAAAAGSAALGHWGEGAVLLFLFSLSGALERITMERTARSIESLVQLRPDTALVLRDGAETRVPVEAIEVGETVRTLPGERFAVDGVVLEGSSSADESTLTGEAEPVEKEPGGYVYAGTVNLRGAPLVRVEKRPEETTLSRIVRAVQEAGKAKSTAERIVDRWQRPYVIGVFSAAALAGFVPWLLGASSVEAVYRGLVLLVAASPCAVVIATPAAMLSAITHAAHHGVLFKGSVHLERLAGVTAIAVDKTGTVTHGRPRVVAVSDAAEAGGGEDLLRLAASVEARSEHHHGRAVVAEAERRGLALAPVTEFESHAGQGVHGHVEGLWVGVGREALFQQHEAPLPREAATLLAGWRDEGRTALLVLACAHPGGARPGNGHDPRWGAIAVADTIRPNARAAMAACRRLGIRHIALLTGDHEGVARAIGKEIGADEVRAGLHPEQKVSAVHQLSRRWGGLAMVGDGVNDAPALATATVGVAMGGAGTDVALDTADVVLMRDDLEGIPFAIWLARKARRVTAQSLSLAFGVIGILVASTLAGFLPLWLAVVCHEGSTLLVIANGVRLLGIRHPEFDLA, from the coding sequence TTGAGCCGCGGCCTTCCCTCGTTCCTCCGATCCGGCGGCCTCCAGCTGGGTCTCACCGCGCTCTGCGCCGCCGCGGGGATCGCGGGCGCCCTCGTGGGTCGCGCCCACCCGCACTCCACGCTTCATTACGTTCTGTACGGCCTGGCCTATCTCTCGGGAGGCTTCGGGCCGGGACGCGAGCTGATCGCGAACCTCCTCGCGCGCCAGCTCGACATCAACCTCCTCATGGTCGCCGCCGCGGCGGGCTCCGCCGCGCTCGGGCACTGGGGCGAGGGAGCGGTGCTCCTCTTCCTCTTCTCGCTGAGCGGCGCGCTCGAGCGGATCACCATGGAGCGGACCGCGCGCTCGATCGAGTCGCTGGTCCAGCTCCGGCCCGACACCGCCCTGGTGCTTCGGGACGGCGCCGAGACGCGCGTCCCCGTCGAGGCGATCGAAGTCGGCGAGACCGTGCGCACCCTTCCCGGCGAGCGGTTCGCCGTGGACGGCGTCGTCCTCGAGGGCTCCTCGTCGGCGGACGAATCGACCCTGACCGGCGAAGCGGAGCCGGTCGAGAAGGAGCCCGGCGGCTACGTCTACGCGGGGACGGTGAACCTGCGCGGGGCGCCGCTCGTCCGCGTCGAGAAGCGTCCCGAGGAGACGACCCTCTCGCGCATCGTCCGCGCGGTGCAGGAGGCGGGAAAGGCCAAGTCCACCGCCGAGCGCATCGTGGACCGCTGGCAGCGCCCCTACGTGATCGGCGTCTTCTCGGCGGCCGCGCTCGCCGGCTTCGTTCCCTGGCTCCTCGGGGCCTCCAGCGTGGAGGCCGTCTACCGCGGGCTGGTCCTCCTCGTCGCGGCCTCCCCCTGCGCCGTCGTCATCGCCACGCCGGCGGCCATGCTCTCGGCGATCACCCACGCGGCCCATCACGGCGTCCTCTTCAAAGGAAGCGTCCACCTCGAACGCCTCGCGGGCGTCACGGCGATCGCGGTGGACAAGACCGGCACCGTGACGCACGGCCGTCCGCGCGTCGTGGCGGTCTCGGACGCGGCGGAAGCCGGAGGCGGCGAGGACCTGCTCCGGCTGGCCGCCTCGGTCGAGGCCCGGAGCGAGCACCACCATGGCCGCGCGGTGGTGGCCGAGGCCGAGCGACGGGGCCTGGCGCTGGCGCCCGTCACCGAATTCGAGAGCCACGCCGGGCAGGGAGTGCACGGCCACGTCGAAGGGCTCTGGGTCGGCGTCGGACGCGAAGCGCTCTTCCAGCAGCACGAGGCGCCGCTCCCGCGCGAGGCCGCGACGCTCCTCGCGGGATGGCGCGACGAAGGGCGCACCGCGCTCCTGGTGCTGGCATGCGCCCATCCGGGAGGAGCGCGCCCGGGGAACGGTCACGATCCGCGCTGGGGCGCCATCGCGGTCGCCGATACGATCCGGCCGAACGCGCGGGCGGCGATGGCCGCCTGCCGGCGGCTCGGCATCCGCCACATCGCCCTCCTGACCGGCGACCACGAGGGCGTCGCGCGCGCGATCGGCAAGGAGATCGGAGCCGACGAGGTGCGCGCCGGCCTTCATCCCGAGCAGAAGGTGAGCGCGGTGCACCAGCTCTCGCGACGCTGGGGCGGGCTCGCCATGGTCGGCGACGGCGTGAACGACGCGCCGGCGCTCGCCACCGCGACCGTGGGCGTCGCGATGGGCGGCGCAGGCACTGACGTGGCGCTGGACACGGCGGACGTGGTGCTGATGCGTGACGACCTGGAAGGGATCCCCTTCGCGATCTGGCTCGCGCGCAAGGCCCGCCGCGTGACGGCGCAGAGCCTCTCACTGGCCTTCGGCGTCATCGGGATCCTGGTCGCGAGCACGCTGGCCGGATTCCTTCCCCTGTGGCTCGCGGTCGTCTGCCACGAAGGAAGCACGCTGCTCGTGATCGCAAACGGCGTGCGGCTCCTCGGCATCCGGCACCCGGAGTTCGACCTGGCATGA